ATATTTGGGTTAGTTAGTACGATTAACTTTTCTACTGCGATTGCGCATCAATTTAGCCCGCATTTAAAAAGGGCTCTGTTTTGTAGTTTGCTGTGTTTATTACCCACATTGGTCGTGATTATTCTGTTTCAACCATCTCTGCATGTCGCTGCGTTAGCGCTTGCGCTTTATATCCCTTATTTATTACTCACTGCGAAAAATAGCCATAAAGAGTACTTCGAGCATTTGAATAACAAATTGCAACTTGAAGCTGCGCTTCTAGAAGTTGAACTCTTGTCTATTACTGATGGATTAACTGGGTTATATAATCGCAGAGAGTTTAATAACCAACTTGGTCGGGCGTTTGCCACTAGCAACCGAACAAAACAAGCTGTGAGCTTAATATTATGTGATATTGATGACTTTAAAAAAATTAATGACAGTTATAGCCATACAGCAGGCGATGACTGCCTAATACATGTTGCTAAAGTGCTCAAAAATGTGTTCTCTCGGGAGACGGATATTATTGCGCGCGTTGGTGGGGAGGAGTTTGCAATAATAGTACTCAGTGATAGCGAAAATTCAGCCATGAAAAGTGCAGAGAACTTTCAGCAACTTTTAAGCGCTTCAGTGTGTTCTACCCAAGGACATGAAATCTCTTTAACAGCCAGTATTGGGGTCGTGTGTTATCAAGCCCAGACAAGTATTAAGCCACACCAGCTTTACGATTTAGCAGATTCAGCCATGTATAGAGCAAAAAATAAAGGCAAAAATAGAGTTGAATACACCACGCTTTAGTGGGAGAAAGCTGCGCATATCGATGAATGAAAAAATTGGCAAAACGGTCATGACCTTATAAAATGCGCGCAGCTGAACACGTGCGCGCGAGTCAATTCTTTATACCATTTTCAAAAAAGATTAAGACCAAATACCTCTTTTACATCAAACAAAACCTGTTGCGTTTTTTGGTCGGCGATGGCGCTACCTCTTTTTAAAATATCAATTAATTGCGCTTTGTCATCAAGATATATGGAACGCCTTTCTCGAATTGGTGAAATGAGTGTTTGCAAGCAATCTTCTAAAATCTTTTTGGTTGTTCCGTCACCTAATCCACCTTGCTGGTATTGTTTTTTGAGTTCAGTAATATAATTCGTATCAGGGTGAAACGCATCTAGGTAAGTGAAAACTACATTGCCCTCAACCTGCCCAGGATCTTCAACTCGCAAGTGATTTGGGTCGGTATACATCGACTTTACCGCGGTACGAATATCTTTTTCACTTGCGCCCAAATTAATGGTGTTGCCCATGGTTTTAGACATTTTGTTTTTACCATCGGTACTTGGTAAGCGCGGCGCATTACTTAATAACGCGCGGCATTCATTTAAAATCGGTTTACCAGCAAGTGAATTGATTTTTCTCACAATTTCATTGGTTTGCTCAAGCATAGGTAACTGGTCATCTCCCACCGGAATAAGCGTGGCATTAAACGCGGTGATATCCGCAGCTTGCGAAATTGGGTAGGTTAAAAACCCTGCGGGAACACTGCGATTAAAAGCTTTACTTTGAATTTCACTTTTCACCGTTGGGTTACGCTCTAAGCGCGAAATGGTGACCAGATTACTATAAAACATCGAAAGTTCTGCAAGTGCAGGCAGTTTCGATTGCAAACAAATAGTGGTTTTAAGAGGATCGATACCCACAGCCAAATAATCAGCCACCACATTTAAAATGTTTTCGCTGACTTTTTTTGGTGTATGGGCGTTATCTGTTAAGCCCTGCATATCAGCGACTAAAATGGTTTGTTCGTGAATATGTTGAAGCTGGATACGTTGTTTTAGAGAGCCTACATAATGCCCCAAATGCAAAGGGCCGGTGGCTCTATCGCCCGTTAAAATAATTTCTTTTTGCTGCGATGTTGTTTGTTTCATTGTGTATCTCCAAGATAAAAATGGCTACTGGAGATACAGAAAAGACGCATTGCTTAAGCTACCTACCAGCAGCTTAAGAATGTAAAAATCCTGCGCCGCTCTATTGAGAGCGCCACCAAGGTGTGAATGATGTAATATTAGAAATGCGTAATGTATTTTTCATAACGCTCGTAACTTATCAAACCTATACAAACTTAACAATCAATGATTTAACCTAGCTGTCTTAAAAAATGGAACCGCGGTTCTGTATTGACTGTTAATAGCATTGGTTATGAAAAAGTAGAAAGGCAGATCTTAGATTAAATCGTTGCTTATAGATAAAAATGTATGTAAAGGTTACAGGCACGGTTCATAGTGAAAAATTAGTTTATTTAGCAAAATTTCAAGGAATTCAAATGCAAGTCGATGAAATTCGAGTATTCATACCGAGTAAAGATTACGCGGTAAGTAAACGTTTTTATCAAGCGTTGGGTTTTAACATGGAGTATGTTTCTGAAGACTTAACTCTGTTTGATAATGGCAACTGCTTTTTCTTTCTACAGCGATTTTATAACCAAGAATTTGCTGAAAATTTAATGATGCAGCTTTCGGTGCTTGATATTGAAGAAGTATTTGAACGAGTTGAAAGACTAGAGGGTTTTGATATTAAGTTTGAACCAATCAGCCAACAACGATGGGGTAAAGTGTTTTACCTATGGGGGCCATCAGGGGAGCTTTGGCATATTACTCAGTTTAATAGTCATACCAATCCTCAATAAAAATCCTCTAAGTTACTTAACTCAATCGAATTGTAGGTATTTCGCTGGCAAACCGTCACTTTGACGGTTTGATGTGCTGAAAGTAGGTGAAATTGCGCAGAATGTAATGAATAACATTTATATACTAGCCCCATAATAACAAGGGGTAACGAGAAATGAAAACAGATAAACAAGGTATCGGGCGCTGGCAAGGGGCGGGCATGATGGCCACCACTTTGTTAGGCACAGGGGTATTTATATTACCACAATTAACTGTGGCACAAGCAGAGTTCAGTGCGCTCTATGCTTGGATACTATTAACTCTGGCAATTGTTCCGGTTACGCTGATTTTTGGAAAATTGGCCGCACGATTTGCCCATGCGGCAGGGCCAGCGTATTTTGTCGAAAAAGCATTTGGCAAGGTTGCAGGCAGAGTGATTGGCTTAATGTTTATGTGTGTGGTGCCTATTGGCGCACCTGCTGCCATTGTCATGACCTTTATGTTTGTGCAGCAAATTGTGCCAGTACAAGGGCAAGCTTTACTTTTAGGTCAGCTCTCTACCTTACTGTTTTTATGGCTAATAAATTTACGCGGCATTCAAGTGTCAGCCAAATTGCAATTTGCGCTTACGCTAATCATTTTAACTTTGGTGATCTTACTATTTGGTAAAAGTAACCCAACTGCGGTCAATTTTAACTCCAGCTCATTCGATACCTATGCCATGCTTGGTGCTGCGGGTATCGCATTTTGGAGCTTCTTAGGTGTCGAGGCAATGTCGCATTTGTCGGATGACTTTAGAAACCCAGAAAAAGACATGATCCCAGCGATGCTCATCGGCACAGTATTAGTTGGTGCCGTTTACGTGGCCTGCACTTTATTAGTTATCGCCTATCCGAACAACGAATCGCTCAGTATGGTTGGTCTGTTCAATGCGTTCTTCGGCGAATTATTCGGTCACAACGGCCATTATATTATCGGTGTATTAGGCGTCGCTGGTGGACTGGCAACCGTTAACGTATATACCGCTAGCCTTGCCCGTTTGATCTGTAGCTTCGCTGAGCAGGGCGTATTACCAAGCTATTTGGCAAAACGAAACGAATTCAATGTGCCTTTAAGCGCGCTCACCACGCTTATGCTAGTCATTGCACTGGTTTTAATCGTCACATTTTATAGCCAACAAGACCTAGAAGACTTAATTAACTGGGTGAACGGCGTGTTTGTTGTGATTTACGCCGCGGCCATGTTAGCGGCATGGCGATTACTGAGTGTGAAAAACCGCCCAATGATTTTACTCGGTTTAGGGTTTTGCATAGCACTTGCCATCGGCATAGGCACACACATGATCTATGCATTCATTCTAATGGCCGTGATAACCCCATTTGTGATGCTGCAAAAGAAAAAGCAGCTTACTAAAGTGAGTAATGCTTAGCGTTGGGTTTGATGTTTAGAAATATTTAAAGTGATAAAGGCATGAGGTGAGCGCTTCATGCCTTTTTTGTAGTGCTGGAAACGATTTTATAAAAGTAAAATTTATCTACTTAATAAGGCTATTTTTATTATTTTTCATATTAAAAAATAATAAAAATGGCAATGACTTGGTTAATTTGGTAAAAGCATTTTAAAAATTTATTAAACCCTTATACGGAAAAATACAAATTACTCGTGTTTTTAATTATTGATATTGGGTTTCGCAAAAAATAAGGAAAAATTTTTTATGGCTGTAATTGAAACACTAGCAATTAAAGGTTTAACAACATTAACTTCAGGTATAGTTAAAAAGTTTGTAGATCTTGGCTGGAATAAAGTTGTAGATGAATTTGAAGCATCATTTAGTGATATTGAATTAAGGCGCTTTTGTTCTTCTTGTGATGAATATGTAAATATAAGAACACTCTATTCAAGTGATAAAGATGTGTTCATAAATGATGTATATGTTCCTTTGTTTATGCGTCCAAGTAATGGTGACCATGATAGATATGAGATATCAAACCTAAGTTATTATAGTGAGGGTATTACCAACATCATAGGAAAAGCAGGACAAGGGAAATCTACTTTCTTAAGGAAAATGCTTTTAAACGAGATAACTCAAGGAAACTGTATTCCGGTTTTTTTTGAGTTGAAATATCTAGAGACAGACAAAACATTATTAGAGCAACTATCAAAATGGTTTATTCGTCACAACCTTAAAATATCTGAGAAAGGTGTGGAGAGGCTTTTAAGATATGGTTATGTAAAGATATTTTTAGATGGGTTTGATGAGATTCATCCATCTAAACATGATGAGGCATTAATAACAATTAAAGATCTATCTAGGGCATTTCCAAAAGCTACCATTATCGTAACCAGTAGACCTGAAACTATAATTACGACTGAGCCATTTATTAGTAATTATACTGTGTTAGATCTTGAAATGGAGCATATCAAACAACTTTATTTAAATATATCTGGTAATAATAAAGAAAAAACCAAAGAGGCTATGGAGCAGATTGAGAAATACCCTAGCATTCAACAAATTGCTAGAACTCCAATTTTGGCAATATTATTATTCATGACATACAGAACATGGTCAAAAATCCCGGATAGTCTGTCAGATTTTTACAAAAAAATATTTACAACTCTTCTCACTCATCATGATTCTTTGAAAGCTGGAAAAAGGATTGATAGGGGTATCGACATACCATTAAACGATCATCAAATCGAAGACGTTTTTTGTGCATTTTGTTTCAGCTCCTTCAGTGATAATAAGAGTAATTTTAGTGCTAGAGAAGCTTCTGAATATATGCAGATAGCATTAGAGAGTGAATGTCAAGAAGATATAGAGCCTCAAAGTCTAGTAGAAATCATAAAAAAATGTACTGGCATTTTATGTAGTGACGGGTACGATCAGATCACATTCTCACACAAAACACTTCAAGAGTTTTATACAGCTGTTTTTATTTCAGAACAGTCAGAGGAAGATAAAAAAGAGTTTTATAGCTCTGTAAAATTTGCCCAAGAAGAAAAAAGGTATGAAGGAGTGTTAAAATTTTTGTCTAGTGTAGACAGAAATGATTATGTAGAAAATTATTATATAGCTTGTTTTAAAGAAATGTTTAATGCTGATAAAGTAACTACTTGCATAGACAATAGAACAATGATGATTGGCCTGAATAAAATCATAGACAGTATTAGTATTCCTTTTAACAACATTGAGAGAAAAGCAAGTGGAAATACGCTAACTGTTAGTTTAGGAATGAATCTTTCTGTAGATGATGAGAAAAGTTCATTTTTTTACTTAAAATTAACAAGACCTATTTTGAGTTGTCTAATTCAGAGTTCAATATACTTTGAATATCTAAAAAAACTTAAGGACTTGAACAAAGATAAGAAAGAACCAGATGATAATATTAAGGTTCCATTATCAGAAGTACTAAAATGTTCAGATAAAAAATTCGTTGATAAATTCTTTGAGTTAATGAAAAATTATTTCTTAAAGTTAGTTTCAGAAGAGCATGAATTTCTGATCGATTTTCATGAAAAGAAGAAGAGACCTAGCCTTTTGAGAAAAGTTTTTGTTAAGAAGAAAGAAGCAGAACCTTTAGTATAAAAATAATACTCCATTTGTATAAGCTAAGATGTAAGTTGTGTACTTTACATGACTTACTTTAGTGCCCTTTTAAAATAATATTAATAAGAACATTGAACTAAACAAGGCAACATTAATTTTGTTTAATAGTTCAAATTAATCATAAACACTACTCAAACCATCCCTTAACCTTCTTCATATTCGCTCGACTCACGGGCACTTTATCCTGATTTGATAACACCAATTCGCCTTCGCGATTCTTTCTGAGTAACTTTTCTGCATGATTGGAGTTCACCCAATAACTTCGGTGAGTTTGCCCTTCACTTAGTTTTTTGTCGATATTCGAGAGTGCTTCAATGGCATCTTTTAAGTTGTATAAGATCAGGTGTTGTTCTTGCTCTGTAACGACTTTCAAATAATGCAGTTCTGCTTTTAGGCAAATGAGTGAGTCTATGTTGCCTATTTTTGCGATTTTTAAAAAGTCATGCTCTGGCTGTGTAGTTGAATTGTCTTGTGGCTCAACTGTAGGCTCGGGAATATCAGGGTTAACCATTAAAGGCTCAATCGTCTTGCTTTTATTTTTATTAGCAATATTATCAATGGTTTGAGTGTCTTCTTGTGACGAGGAAGTCGTGTTGTCAGTGCGTTTTATCTGAAAGCCACTTAGCCAAGGTAAGTTTATCGCCACCCATGAAATGAGTGCCGCGGGTGCCATATTTTGCCACTCTTCAAACAGGGCATATAAGGTATACGCGGTTTCATGCTCTATATATACGTCGCGCAATAAAGAAAATGGCACATAAATAGTCACCGCTATCACTGAGCTGATGGCCAGTTTAACCAGATCGTTTTGTCTTGCTAATACGCCTTTCATTAAGGTGTGTGTGGCAATGAAAAACGCCAAACCAGAGAACACTTGCACTTGCCAAACGACAAAATTTAGCCAATGGGGCAGTGCATTGTCATCATCTGAGATACTTAAAAGGCATGCTAAAAAGAAGCCAATACAAGCAAAGTAGCGCCAAGGGCTAATGGAACCAATTGGAAATTGCCCATTCATACAAAAAACTGCCCATTCATACATAAATCAATGGCTTAATTAAACCAGAAAGCAACAACAGCGTAAATTACTGTCATTAAATAAACGCATATTGAGGATGCAAAAATGACTTTTATTAAATCCACCTTAGCTGTTTTAGTTGGAACCTTCGCGACAAACGCTTTAGCTAATACGCAAAATAACAATGACAACGACAAAACAAATATAGAAAGTATTACTGTGGTGGCTTCTAAGCCTGACGGCATAAAAATCAGTTCTGGTAAGTTATTGTCTTTACCCGGTACGGGTAACGACCCATTAAAAGGTCTTGAAGCCTTACCTGGTGTGGTATTAGCAACGCCCAGTACAGGTGGTCCAGTTGCTCAGCCGGCCATTCGCGGCAGCTCTGTGAGTGACAATTTATACTTAACTGACGGACTTGAGATGGGCTATGTGTTTCACAATGATGGGATCAGTGTCTACAATCCCTTGTTAATTGAAAGCTTTGAGTTAAAAACAGGTGCGTGGTCGAGCCAATACGCCAATGCAAATGGCGGTGTGATTTTAACAGAGCTGAGAGATCCTGATGCAGATAACCCAATCAATGTTTTAGATTTAAGTTTCTTTAGAAGTGGCTTTTTGTACGAGCAAGCCATTGCAAATAATGCAGCTTTTTATGTGTCTTTTAGAGAGAGTTTAGTGCATACCTATGTCGATAACTTTATTGAAGATGAAGACTTTTCTTTTGCGGTACCACCTCGAAATCGAGACTACCAAGCCAAACTGATTTGGGATTTAGACGACAACAATGTGATCAGAGCGACCGCCAGTGGTGCGAAAGATTACATCGAAATAGCCTTCGATGCGGATGGCAGAGACATAGGCAAAAACCCAGACTTGGCATCGGGCGAACGTTATCAAACGTATTTTCATAGCCAAGCAATAAGTTGGCAGAACTTTAATGGTGATTTCGAAACCACCACCAGCTTAAATTTACTGACGCAAAACCAACAAGAGCGAGAAGGGGATGTGTTTCGTTGGGATGCCGACATCACCAAAGTAATTTTAAAGGCTGACAGTCAGTATCAAGGAGAAGACGTTGACGTGCTATTTGGCGCCAAGGTGCAATCGACGGAAGTCGATTATGTCAGTAGTGGGCGTCTATTACCTTGTAACTTAGAGTTTGAAGTGTGCCCACCGAGTTATTTTAGCGATATGTTTGCCGAAGAAGGCACATTAAAATTTGAGCAGTATCACGCTTATGTTTCGGCGAACGGTGACTTAAGTGCAAATTGGGACTATCAAGTGGGTGTTGCGCTAATTGGTACTAATAACAACAGTCAAACTTATCTGGAGCCACGTGCACGTTTGGGGTATCGCTTAAACGACGCACATAAATTGAATTTAAGCGCTGGTATACACCATACATTGATTGATGATTATCAATACCTTATTGAAGGCTATGGTAATACTGAGCTCGAAGCCAGTGAGGCAACTCACATTGTACTCAATCTTGAATCGACCCTTGATGACGGGTTAAGCATGAAAACAGAGCTGTTCTATAAAGCGCTTGATAACCTAGTAGTTGCAAACCCGAATGCGCAAAAGCGCTCATTAGCCCAAGATGTGTCTGGTTTTACTCGATTTGAAGATGTTGCCAGTGGCACAGCCTACGGTATTGAGCTTTTGGTGAATAAGCAGCTTTCAGATGATTGGTTTGGTTGGGCGAGCATTGCCTACAGTAAAACTGAGCGAGACAACCCGCTGACGCAGCAAAAATTTAACTCTGAATTTGATTTGCCTTGGGTGGCAAATATCGTACTTGACTACAAGTGGGACGAAAACTGGCAAATAGGCGCGAAGTGGCGCTTCCAAAGTGGCCGAAGATACACGCAAGTAAACTCTGCAACGCCTTATGTTGAACCAAACAGCGCCACAAATGAGCCGTTATTCTATGTACCAAACTACGGCGAGTTTAACGCTGAACAGTGGGGTAACTATCATCGGTTAGATATTCGCGC
The sequence above is drawn from the Pseudoalteromonas phenolica genome and encodes:
- a CDS encoding diguanylate cyclase; the encoded protein is MQNKKTNLASQNLCNDLYSRSKIGPLFYVLSTLITGFLADYYASLSMPFIAAMFVLVITAIARLMARPPQNTKDSRDAFIKKHWLLVFCCVVTWSIFFSWTVYELGLSSAFIFGLVSTINFSTAIAHQFSPHLKRALFCSLLCLLPTLVVIILFQPSLHVAALALALYIPYLLLTAKNSHKEYFEHLNNKLQLEAALLEVELLSITDGLTGLYNRREFNNQLGRAFATSNRTKQAVSLILCDIDDFKKINDSYSHTAGDDCLIHVAKVLKNVFSRETDIIARVGGEEFAIIVLSDSENSAMKSAENFQQLLSASVCSTQGHEISLTASIGVVCYQAQTSIKPHQLYDLADSAMYRAKNKGKNRVEYTTL
- a CDS encoding NACHT domain-containing protein → MAVIETLAIKGLTTLTSGIVKKFVDLGWNKVVDEFEASFSDIELRRFCSSCDEYVNIRTLYSSDKDVFINDVYVPLFMRPSNGDHDRYEISNLSYYSEGITNIIGKAGQGKSTFLRKMLLNEITQGNCIPVFFELKYLETDKTLLEQLSKWFIRHNLKISEKGVERLLRYGYVKIFLDGFDEIHPSKHDEALITIKDLSRAFPKATIIVTSRPETIITTEPFISNYTVLDLEMEHIKQLYLNISGNNKEKTKEAMEQIEKYPSIQQIARTPILAILLFMTYRTWSKIPDSLSDFYKKIFTTLLTHHDSLKAGKRIDRGIDIPLNDHQIEDVFCAFCFSSFSDNKSNFSAREASEYMQIALESECQEDIEPQSLVEIIKKCTGILCSDGYDQITFSHKTLQEFYTAVFISEQSEEDKKEFYSSVKFAQEEKRYEGVLKFLSSVDRNDYVENYYIACFKEMFNADKVTTCIDNRTMMIGLNKIIDSISIPFNNIERKASGNTLTVSLGMNLSVDDEKSSFFYLKLTRPILSCLIQSSIYFEYLKKLKDLNKDKKEPDDNIKVPLSEVLKCSDKKFVDKFFELMKNYFLKLVSEEHEFLIDFHEKKKRPSLLRKVFVKKKEAEPLV
- the yjeH gene encoding L-methionine/branched-chain amino acid transporter — encoded protein: MKTDKQGIGRWQGAGMMATTLLGTGVFILPQLTVAQAEFSALYAWILLTLAIVPVTLIFGKLAARFAHAAGPAYFVEKAFGKVAGRVIGLMFMCVVPIGAPAAIVMTFMFVQQIVPVQGQALLLGQLSTLLFLWLINLRGIQVSAKLQFALTLIILTLVILLFGKSNPTAVNFNSSSFDTYAMLGAAGIAFWSFLGVEAMSHLSDDFRNPEKDMIPAMLIGTVLVGAVYVACTLLVIAYPNNESLSMVGLFNAFFGELFGHNGHYIIGVLGVAGGLATVNVYTASLARLICSFAEQGVLPSYLAKRNEFNVPLSALTTLMLVIALVLIVTFYSQQDLEDLINWVNGVFVVIYAAAMLAAWRLLSVKNRPMILLGLGFCIALAIGIGTHMIYAFILMAVITPFVMLQKKKQLTKVSNA
- a CDS encoding TonB-dependent receptor plug domain-containing protein — its product is MTFIKSTLAVLVGTFATNALANTQNNNDNDKTNIESITVVASKPDGIKISSGKLLSLPGTGNDPLKGLEALPGVVLATPSTGGPVAQPAIRGSSVSDNLYLTDGLEMGYVFHNDGISVYNPLLIESFELKTGAWSSQYANANGGVILTELRDPDADNPINVLDLSFFRSGFLYEQAIANNAAFYVSFRESLVHTYVDNFIEDEDFSFAVPPRNRDYQAKLIWDLDDNNVIRATASGAKDYIEIAFDADGRDIGKNPDLASGERYQTYFHSQAISWQNFNGDFETTTSLNLLTQNQQEREGDVFRWDADITKVILKADSQYQGEDVDVLFGAKVQSTEVDYVSSGRLLPCNLEFEVCPPSYFSDMFAEEGTLKFEQYHAYVSANGDLSANWDYQVGVALIGTNNNSQTYLEPRARLGYRLNDAHKLNLSAGIHHTLIDDYQYLIEGYGNTELEASEATHIVLNLESTLDDGLSMKTELFYKALDNLVVANPNAQKRSLAQDVSGFTRFEDVASGTAYGIELLVNKQLSDDWFGWASIAYSKTERDNPLTQQKFNSEFDLPWVANIVLDYKWDENWQIGAKWRFQSGRRYTQVNSATPYVEPNSATNEPLFYVPNYGEFNAEQWGNYHRLDIRADYKTEWFGLDTNLYIEVLNVYGSRAVQELEYNAAYTEFEKDYQFPDMPLPSIGISMTF
- a CDS encoding lactoylglutathione lyase, whose translation is MQVDEIRVFIPSKDYAVSKRFYQALGFNMEYVSEDLTLFDNGNCFFFLQRFYNQEFAENLMMQLSVLDIEEVFERVERLEGFDIKFEPISQQRWGKVFYLWGPSGELWHITQFNSHTNPQ
- a CDS encoding LytTR family DNA-binding domain-containing protein, which produces MNGQFPIGSISPWRYFACIGFFLACLLSISDDDNALPHWLNFVVWQVQVFSGLAFFIATHTLMKGVLARQNDLVKLAISSVIAVTIYVPFSLLRDVYIEHETAYTLYALFEEWQNMAPAALISWVAINLPWLSGFQIKRTDNTTSSSQEDTQTIDNIANKNKSKTIEPLMVNPDIPEPTVEPQDNSTTQPEHDFLKIAKIGNIDSLICLKAELHYLKVVTEQEQHLILYNLKDAIEALSNIDKKLSEGQTHRSYWVNSNHAEKLLRKNREGELVLSNQDKVPVSRANMKKVKGWFE
- the trpS gene encoding tryptophan--tRNA ligase, which translates into the protein MKQTTSQQKEIILTGDRATGPLHLGHYVGSLKQRIQLQHIHEQTILVADMQGLTDNAHTPKKVSENILNVVADYLAVGIDPLKTTICLQSKLPALAELSMFYSNLVTISRLERNPTVKSEIQSKAFNRSVPAGFLTYPISQAADITAFNATLIPVGDDQLPMLEQTNEIVRKINSLAGKPILNECRALLSNAPRLPSTDGKNKMSKTMGNTINLGASEKDIRTAVKSMYTDPNHLRVEDPGQVEGNVVFTYLDAFHPDTNYITELKKQYQQGGLGDGTTKKILEDCLQTLISPIRERRSIYLDDKAQLIDILKRGSAIADQKTQQVLFDVKEVFGLNLF